One window of Desulfovibrio subterraneus genomic DNA carries:
- the secY gene encoding preprotein translocase subunit SecY — protein sequence MALSGVENLARMPELKKKLMWTFLLLAFYRVGIHVPVPGVDTAALVEFFASVQNTLFGMFDMFSGGGLRNLSIFALGIMPYISASIIIQLLQVVSPDLKRIAKEEGAAGRKKLTQWTRYLTVLITVLQGFGIAVGLESMTSPTGAPVVLTAGWGFRLITILTLTAGTVLIMWIGEQITAKGVGNGISLIIFSGIVAGLPGAVLKSVNLISAGELSIFMGLVILALMPIVLGAIVFMERGQRRIPIHYAKRQMGRKMFGGQTTHLPLRINTAGVIPPIFASSLLMFPATIGSFAPGNEMLQQVTSWFAPTTILYNVLFVALVLFFCFFYTAIIFDPKDIAENLKNSGGFIPGIRPGGKTREYIDKVLSRITLWGAFYIAAVCVLPMMLISWANVPFYFGGTSLLIVVGVAMDFMSQVESHMISRQYEGLMNKSRIKGRQ from the coding sequence GTGGCGCTCAGTGGTGTTGAGAATCTGGCGAGAATGCCAGAACTGAAGAAGAAGTTGATGTGGACGTTCCTGTTGCTCGCCTTTTACCGCGTCGGGATTCATGTCCCGGTGCCGGGCGTAGACACTGCCGCTCTCGTTGAATTCTTCGCCAGCGTCCAAAACACCCTGTTCGGTATGTTTGACATGTTTTCCGGGGGCGGACTTCGAAACCTTTCGATTTTCGCCCTCGGTATCATGCCCTATATCTCCGCTTCCATTATCATTCAGTTGCTTCAGGTGGTATCACCTGATCTGAAGCGTATTGCGAAGGAAGAAGGGGCAGCCGGGCGTAAGAAGCTTACGCAGTGGACCCGTTACCTGACGGTGCTTATCACTGTCCTGCAGGGTTTCGGCATCGCGGTTGGTCTTGAAAGCATGACCAGCCCCACAGGTGCACCGGTTGTACTTACTGCCGGGTGGGGATTCCGTCTCATCACTATCCTCACGCTTACTGCCGGAACCGTACTGATCATGTGGATCGGTGAGCAGATTACCGCGAAGGGGGTGGGCAATGGTATTTCCCTCATCATCTTCTCGGGTATCGTTGCCGGACTTCCCGGTGCGGTTCTCAAGTCCGTCAATCTCATCAGTGCCGGTGAACTCTCCATTTTCATGGGGTTGGTCATTCTGGCTCTGATGCCGATAGTGCTCGGCGCCATAGTCTTCATGGAGCGTGGTCAACGACGAATACCGATTCATTATGCCAAACGGCAAATGGGTCGTAAAATGTTCGGTGGACAAACCACTCATCTGCCGCTGCGAATCAACACCGCTGGTGTTATTCCCCCCATCTTCGCCTCGAGCTTGCTGATGTTCCCTGCGACCATCGGTTCCTTTGCTCCCGGCAATGAGATGTTGCAGCAGGTTACCTCGTGGTTTGCTCCTACGACCATTCTCTATAACGTCCTGTTTGTGGCGCTGGTTCTGTTCTTCTGTTTCTTCTACACGGCTATCATCTTTGATCCCAAGGATATCGCCGAGAACCTGAAGAACTCCGGTGGCTTCATCCCGGGCATCCGCCCTGGCGGGAAGACTCGTGAATACATAGATAAGGTGCTCAGCCGCATCACGCTGTGGGGTGCCTTCTATATTGCCGCGGTATGTGTGCTTCCGATGATGCTCATTTCATGGGCGAACGTTCCGTTCTACTTCGGTGGCACCAGCCTGCTCATCGTGGTCGGTGTGGCCATGGACTTCATGTCCCAGGTTGAATCCCACATGATTTCCCGCCAGTATGAAGGACTCATGAACAAGTCCAGAATCAAGGGAAGGCAGTAG
- the rplO gene encoding 50S ribosomal protein L15, giving the protein MQLHELYPFAEERKARKRVGRGSGSGLGKTSGKGHKGQNARAGGGKGPGFEGGQMPLQRRLPKRGFSNYRFKNDYDVINLDRLAEVFADKGEVSLEDIYASGLATNGAAVKVLGRGEISVALKVEAHKFSASAVEKIQNAGGEAKALEG; this is encoded by the coding sequence ATGCAGCTTCACGAACTCTATCCCTTTGCTGAAGAACGTAAGGCCCGCAAGCGCGTTGGCCGCGGTTCCGGCTCCGGTTTGGGCAAGACTTCCGGCAAGGGTCACAAAGGCCAGAACGCTCGTGCCGGTGGCGGAAAAGGCCCCGGTTTCGAAGGCGGCCAGATGCCCCTGCAGCGTCGCCTTCCCAAGCGTGGCTTCTCCAACTACCGTTTCAAGAACGATTACGATGTAATCAATCTTGACCGTCTGGCAGAAGTGTTCGCTGACAAGGGCGAAGTGTCTCTTGAAGACATCTACGCAAGCGGTCTCGCTACCAACGGTGCTGCCGTTAAGGTTCTCGGTCGTGGAGAAATCTCTGTGGCCCTGAAGGTTGAAGCGCACAAGTTCAGTGCTTCCGCCGTTGAGAAAATCCAAAACGCCGGCGGCGAAGCCAAGGCGCTTGAAGGGTAG
- the rpmD gene encoding 50S ribosomal protein L30 yields MIKVKLVRSRISTTPKQRQALDALGLKTIRQEKQFEDNAAVRGNIAKVSHLVEVTE; encoded by the coding sequence ATGATCAAGGTAAAGCTTGTACGCAGTCGGATCTCGACCACGCCGAAACAGCGCCAGGCTCTGGACGCTCTCGGTCTGAAGACGATCCGCCAGGAAAAGCAGTTTGAGGACAATGCCGCAGTGCGCGGCAATATTGCCAAAGTATCCCATCTGGTGGAGGTCACGGAGTAA
- the rpsE gene encoding 30S ribosomal protein S5, which yields MEQNELGLIEKIVSLNRVAKVVKGGRRFSFSALVVVGDGKGSVGFGLGKAQEVPEALRKATERAKKDMVEIALVDGTLPYEVLGEFGAGRVMLKPASKGTGIIAGGAVRAVMEAVGVHDVLAKAIGTNNPHNVLRAAVAGLTSLRSAEYVSELRGKKLEAPRK from the coding sequence ATGGAACAGAACGAACTCGGCTTAATTGAGAAGATTGTCTCTCTCAACCGCGTAGCAAAGGTTGTGAAAGGCGGCCGTCGTTTCAGCTTCAGCGCCCTTGTAGTCGTTGGGGATGGTAAGGGTTCCGTCGGTTTCGGTCTGGGTAAGGCCCAGGAAGTACCGGAAGCCCTCCGCAAGGCCACCGAGCGCGCGAAGAAGGACATGGTTGAAATTGCCCTGGTTGACGGCACTCTGCCGTACGAAGTGCTCGGCGAATTCGGCGCAGGCCGTGTTATGCTGAAGCCCGCATCCAAGGGTACCGGCATCATCGCCGGCGGTGCCGTCCGCGCCGTCATGGAAGCTGTTGGTGTGCACGACGTCCTTGCAAAGGCCATTGGCACCAACAACCCCCACAACGTGCTGCGTGCTGCAGTCGCTGGTCTCACTTCCCTGCGCAGCGCTGAGTATGTGAGCGAACTTCGCGGCAAGAAGCTCGAAGCTCCCAGGAAGTAA
- the rplR gene encoding 50S ribosomal protein L18: MKSKNEKRLHRKVRIRKKISGTSERPRLVVFRSNLHIYAQLVDDQIGATVASASTLTLGKNGETLKANKIGAGKVGSEIARLAKEKNIERVVFDRNGYIYHGSIKAIADAAREAGLEF; this comes from the coding sequence ATGAAGTCCAAGAACGAAAAAAGGCTGCACCGTAAGGTTCGCATCCGCAAAAAGATCTCCGGTACTTCGGAGCGTCCCCGTCTGGTCGTCTTCAGGTCTAACCTGCATATCTACGCCCAGCTGGTGGATGATCAGATTGGTGCGACCGTTGCGTCCGCTTCCACTCTGACCCTTGGCAAGAATGGTGAAACCTTGAAGGCCAATAAGATCGGCGCCGGTAAAGTCGGTTCCGAGATTGCCCGCCTTGCCAAGGAAAAGAACATCGAGCGTGTGGTGTTCGACCGTAACGGCTACATCTATCACGGCAGCATCAAGGCCATTGCCGACGCCGCCCGTGAAGCTGGCCTGGAATTCTAA
- the rplF gene encoding 50S ribosomal protein L6 yields MSRIGKQPIPIPSGVEVKIGADVVEVKGPKGSLSTPVEACLNYEMADGHVVLTRKNETRQASAQHGLRRTLLANCIEGVSKGYSKTLEVIGVGFKVAVKGSSIELAVGFSHPVVVDLPTGLEAKAEGNKLTVSGADKQLVGEFAASIRRIRKPEPYKGKGIKYENEQIRRKAGKSAGK; encoded by the coding sequence ATGTCTCGAATCGGAAAACAGCCTATCCCGATCCCTTCCGGTGTTGAAGTCAAGATCGGTGCGGACGTTGTTGAGGTAAAGGGCCCCAAGGGCAGCCTTTCTACTCCTGTCGAAGCGTGCCTGAACTACGAAATGGCCGACGGCCACGTAGTGCTCACCCGCAAGAATGAGACCCGTCAGGCCAGTGCTCAGCACGGCCTGCGTCGTACTCTTCTTGCCAACTGCATCGAAGGCGTATCCAAGGGTTATTCCAAGACCCTGGAAGTCATCGGCGTTGGCTTCAAGGTCGCAGTGAAGGGCAGCTCCATTGAACTTGCCGTTGGTTTTTCCCACCCCGTCGTTGTCGATCTCCCCACGGGACTCGAAGCGAAGGCTGAAGGGAACAAGCTTACCGTATCCGGCGCAGACAAGCAGCTCGTAGGCGAGTTTGCAGCGTCCATCCGCCGTATCCGTAAGCCTGAACCGTATAAGGGCAAGGGCATTAAGTACGAAAATGAGCAGATCCGCCGCAAGGCCGGTAAGTCTGCAGGTAAATAG
- the rpsH gene encoding 30S ribosomal protein S8 codes for MLTDPIADMLTRIRNAHLALHQEVSVPRSKMKEAIALILKAEGYVNDYSVGDREIKIALKYHQGKPVIAGLKKISKPGRRVYVGAQEIPKVQNGLGICILSTSRGLLEGGAAQDANTGGELLCEIW; via the coding sequence ATGCTGACTGATCCTATTGCTGATATGCTCACGCGTATCCGCAACGCACACTTGGCCCTGCATCAGGAAGTGAGTGTGCCGCGCTCGAAGATGAAGGAAGCCATTGCCCTCATCCTCAAGGCAGAAGGTTACGTGAACGATTACTCGGTAGGCGACCGTGAGATCAAGATTGCCCTCAAGTACCATCAGGGCAAGCCGGTTATCGCCGGTCTGAAGAAGATCTCCAAGCCCGGCCGTCGTGTTTACGTCGGTGCTCAGGAAATTCCCAAGGTTCAGAACGGCCTCGGAATCTGCATCCTGTCCACCTCCCGTGGTTTGCTCGAAGGTGGCGCTGCTCAAGACGCCAACACCGGCGGCGAACTTCTTTGTGAAATCTGGTAG
- a CDS encoding type Z 30S ribosomal protein S14, with protein sequence MSRTSLEVKAKRKPKFSARAYNRCPICGRPRAYMRKFGICRICFRNMSLRGELPGVRKSSW encoded by the coding sequence GTGTCTCGTACGTCGCTTGAAGTTAAAGCAAAGCGCAAGCCCAAATTTAGTGCTCGCGCATACAACCGTTGTCCCATTTGTGGGCGTCCCCGCGCATACATGCGTAAGTTCGGCATCTGCCGTATCTGCTTCCGCAACATGTCCCTGCGTGGTGAACTGCCCGGTGTTCGCAAGTCGAGCTGGTAA
- the rplE gene encoding 50S ribosomal protein L5 translates to MNRLQKIYMETVVPALQKEFQYKSSMQVPGLEKISLNIGLGEASNNNKLLEEAVKELTVIAGQKAVITRAKKSIAAFKLREGMPIGCRVTLRKDMMWDFYDKLVNFALPRVRDFRGIPDRGFDGRGNFTLGIKEHTIFPELEVDRVDNPKGMNITIVTTATTDKEGKFLLDQLGMPFKK, encoded by the coding sequence ATGAACCGTCTGCAAAAGATCTATATGGAAACTGTGGTGCCGGCCCTGCAGAAGGAGTTTCAGTACAAGAGCTCCATGCAGGTTCCCGGGCTGGAAAAGATCTCCCTGAACATCGGCCTTGGCGAAGCGAGCAACAACAACAAGCTTCTCGAAGAAGCCGTTAAGGAGCTCACCGTCATTGCCGGGCAGAAGGCAGTTATCACCCGCGCAAAGAAGTCCATCGCTGCGTTCAAGCTGCGTGAAGGCATGCCCATCGGCTGCCGTGTAACGCTCCGCAAGGACATGATGTGGGACTTCTATGATAAGCTGGTAAACTTCGCGCTGCCCCGAGTCCGCGACTTCCGCGGGATTCCGGATCGTGGCTTTGATGGCCGGGGTAACTTTACCCTGGGTATCAAGGAGCACACTATCTTCCCCGAACTCGAAGTGGACCGTGTGGACAATCCGAAGGGTATGAACATCACTATCGTGACCACCGCGACCACTGACAAAGAAGGCAAGTTCCTGCTGGACCAGCTGGGCATGCCCTTCAAGAAGTAA
- the rplX gene encoding 50S ribosomal protein L24, with product MKQYRVHKDDKVMVVSGKDKGKIGKILKILRKKDRVLVEQVNVVKRHTKANPYQQQPGGIVEKEMPIHVSNVMVMCDACASPTKVGYRYTEDGKKVRFCKKCNEIIG from the coding sequence ATGAAACAGTATCGTGTTCACAAAGACGACAAAGTAATGGTTGTCTCCGGTAAGGATAAGGGCAAGATCGGCAAGATTCTCAAGATTCTTCGCAAGAAGGATCGGGTGCTTGTCGAGCAGGTTAACGTGGTTAAGCGCCATACCAAGGCCAACCCGTACCAGCAGCAGCCCGGCGGCATTGTCGAAAAGGAAATGCCTATTCACGTTTCTAACGTGATGGTCATGTGTGACGCATGCGCCAGCCCCACGAAGGTCGGCTACCGTTACACCGAAGACGGCAAAAAAGTCCGCTTCTGCAAAAAGTGCAACGAAATTATTGGGTAG
- the rplN gene encoding 50S ribosomal protein L14, with translation MIQVESTLEVADNSGAKKVACIKVLGGSHRRYASVGDIIVVSVKEAIPHAKVKKGDVMKAVIVRTKKEIRRADGSYIKFDTNAAVVLSKQGEPVGTRIFGPVARELRGKGFMKIVSLAPEVL, from the coding sequence ATGATCCAGGTAGAATCTACTCTTGAAGTAGCCGACAATTCCGGTGCCAAGAAGGTTGCCTGCATCAAGGTACTCGGTGGTTCTCACCGCCGCTATGCCTCCGTGGGCGATATCATCGTTGTCTCCGTGAAAGAGGCTATACCTCATGCAAAGGTAAAGAAAGGTGACGTGATGAAGGCTGTTATCGTGCGTACGAAGAAAGAAATTCGTCGCGCCGATGGCTCCTACATCAAGTTCGACACCAACGCTGCTGTGGTGCTGTCCAAGCAGGGTGAACCTGTCGGCACCCGTATCTTCGGACCCGTAGCCCGTGAACTTCGTGGCAAGGGATTCATGAAGATTGTATCCCTCGCACCTGAGGTTCTGTAG
- the rpsQ gene encoding 30S ribosomal protein S17, whose product MSEAIVKQNGRTLVGTVVSDKNDKTIVVRVETLVKHPLLKKYIRRRKKFTAHDPQNECGMGDKVKIVEFRPLSRNKRWHLVSILEKAV is encoded by the coding sequence ATGTCCGAAGCTATCGTAAAGCAAAACGGCAGAACGCTCGTTGGCACTGTAGTAAGCGACAAGAACGACAAGACCATCGTCGTTCGTGTTGAAACTCTGGTCAAGCATCCTCTGCTGAAGAAGTACATTCGTCGCAGAAAGAAGTTCACCGCACATGATCCGCAGAACGAGTGCGGCATGGGCGACAAGGTGAAGATCGTCGAGTTTCGTCCGCTCAGCCGCAACAAGCGCTGGCATCTGGTATCCATTTTGGAAAAAGCCGTTTAG
- the rpmC gene encoding 50S ribosomal protein L29, which yields MKTAELRKLSAEELMTKLEESRKELFDLRFKHATAQLQKTSGLPETKRSIARILTILKEKGA from the coding sequence ATGAAGACTGCAGAACTGAGAAAGTTGAGCGCTGAAGAGCTGATGACCAAGCTCGAAGAATCCCGCAAGGAACTCTTCGACCTGCGTTTCAAGCATGCCACCGCACAGCTTCAGAAGACCTCCGGCCTGCCGGAAACCAAGCGCAGCATTGCGCGTATACTGACTATCCTGAAGGAAAAGGGAGCGTAG
- the rplP gene encoding 50S ribosomal protein L16: MLMPKRSKFRKHQTGRLKGKALRGNSVAFGDVGLKALEHGKLSNQQIEAARIAMIRHIKRGGQVWIRVFPDRVKTSKPLEVRQGKGKGAPCGWFAPVKPGRVLYEIKGVDIELAKEALSRAAYKLPIKTAIVVKEGI, translated from the coding sequence ATGCTGATGCCCAAGAGATCTAAATTCCGTAAGCACCAGACTGGCCGTCTGAAGGGCAAAGCCCTCCGCGGCAACAGCGTTGCTTTCGGTGATGTAGGCTTGAAGGCGCTGGAACATGGCAAGCTTTCCAACCAGCAGATTGAAGCTGCACGTATTGCCATGATCCGTCACATCAAGCGTGGTGGCCAGGTTTGGATTCGCGTCTTCCCCGACCGTGTCAAAACCAGCAAGCCTCTTGAAGTTCGTCAGGGTAAGGGTAAAGGCGCTCCCTGCGGTTGGTTCGCCCCCGTAAAGCCCGGCCGTGTTCTGTACGAAATCAAGGGTGTTGATATTGAACTCGCAAAGGAAGCACTTTCCCGTGCTGCCTACAAGCTCCCCATCAAGACCGCTATCGTGGTAAAGGAGGGGATCTAA
- the rpsC gene encoding 30S ribosomal protein S3 — MGQKVHPYGFRLGYNKNWKSRWYSKKEYPAFVYEDDKIRKYVKKALFHAGIASIELERAGGKVRLILSTARPGIVIGRKGVEIEKLRADLRKKFNREFSIEVNEIRRPEIDAQLVAESIAQQLERRVAFRRAMKRTVSMARKFGAEGIKVGCGGRLAGAEIARSEWYREGRVPLQTLRADIDYGFAEASTTYGIIGVKVWIFKGEILDSEVMQ; from the coding sequence ATGGGTCAAAAAGTACATCCGTACGGATTCCGCCTCGGGTACAACAAGAATTGGAAGTCCCGCTGGTACAGCAAAAAGGAATACCCGGCCTTCGTTTACGAAGACGACAAAATTCGCAAGTATGTGAAGAAGGCTCTGTTCCATGCCGGTATTGCCAGCATTGAACTTGAGCGTGCCGGTGGTAAGGTTCGTCTGATTCTCTCCACTGCACGCCCCGGTATTGTTATCGGTCGCAAGGGTGTTGAAATCGAAAAGCTCCGCGCTGACCTTCGCAAGAAGTTCAACCGTGAGTTCTCCATCGAAGTCAACGAGATCCGTCGTCCTGAAATTGATGCCCAGTTGGTGGCAGAAAGCATTGCTCAGCAGCTTGAGCGCCGTGTTGCCTTCCGTCGCGCCATGAAGCGTACCGTTTCCATGGCTCGTAAGTTTGGCGCCGAAGGCATCAAGGTTGGCTGTGGCGGTCGTCTCGCCGGTGCAGAAATCGCACGTAGCGAATGGTACCGCGAAGGTCGCGTTCCGCTGCAGACTCTGCGCGCTGACATCGACTACGGCTTTGCCGAGGCTTCTACCACTTACGGCATCATCGGCGTCAAGGTCTGGATCTTCAAAGGTGAAATCCTTGACAGTGAGGTAATGCAGTAA
- the rplV gene encoding 50S ribosomal protein L22, translating into MQAQATAKFIRVSPRKTRLVARNVNGLPVEDALNILKLTPQKAAGVIYKVLHSAVANAEQMPGVDVDAMVVKQVIVNEGPTWKRFMPRAQGRATSIKKRTSHITVILEEN; encoded by the coding sequence ATGCAAGCCCAAGCAACAGCAAAGTTTATCCGCGTGTCCCCGCGCAAGACCCGTCTCGTTGCACGCAACGTGAATGGTCTTCCCGTGGAAGACGCACTTAATATCCTGAAGCTTACCCCGCAGAAAGCTGCCGGAGTCATCTACAAGGTGCTCCATTCCGCAGTAGCCAACGCAGAGCAGATGCCCGGCGTTGACGTTGACGCGATGGTAGTCAAACAGGTTATCGTTAACGAAGGTCCTACCTGGAAGCGTTTTATGCCCCGTGCACAAGGTCGTGCTACGAGCATCAAGAAGCGCACCAGCCACATCACTGTAATTCTTGAAGAAAATTAG
- the rpsS gene encoding 30S ribosomal protein S19, which yields MPRSLKKGPFVDDHLSKKVEKAQESGDRRVIKTWSRRSTILPEMVGLTFAVHNGKKFIPVFVTENMVGHKVGEFAPTRTYYGHAADKKSKAKR from the coding sequence ATGCCAAGGTCTCTTAAAAAAGGTCCTTTCGTCGACGACCATCTTTCCAAGAAGGTCGAGAAGGCTCAGGAATCCGGCGACCGCCGCGTCATCAAGACCTGGTCCCGTCGTTCCACCATCCTTCCTGAAATGGTAGGCCTTACCTTCGCGGTACATAATGGCAAGAAGTTCATTCCTGTTTTCGTTACTGAAAACATGGTAGGGCACAAAGTGGGCGAATTTGCTCCCACGCGTACCTACTACGGCCACGCCGCCGACAAGAAGAGCAAGGCCAAGCGCTAG
- the rplB gene encoding 50S ribosomal protein L2 — protein sequence MAVRKLKPTSPGRRFQTVSDFEEVTRSTPEKSLTVGLTKKAGRNSYGRVTMRRRGGGHKRLYRLIDFKRDKFDIPATVAHIEYDPNRTARIALLNYADGEKRYILAPLGIQQGDKLIAGETADIKPGNALPMAKIPVGTIIHNIELAPGKGGQFCRAAGSYAQLIAKEGKYALLRMPSGEVRKVLMSCVATIGQVGNVNHENISLGKAGRNRWLGRRPKVRGVAMNPVDHPLGGGEGRSSGGRHPVTPWGIPTKGYKTRDRKKASSKLIVKRRGQK from the coding sequence ATGGCAGTTCGCAAGCTTAAGCCTACTTCTCCGGGTCGTCGCTTCCAGACCGTCTCCGACTTTGAGGAAGTAACGCGCAGCACCCCTGAGAAGTCTTTGACCGTAGGTCTGACAAAGAAGGCCGGTCGTAACAGCTATGGCCGTGTCACCATGCGTCGCCGTGGCGGCGGGCATAAGCGCCTGTACCGTCTCATCGACTTCAAGCGTGACAAGTTCGATATCCCGGCAACTGTTGCCCACATCGAATATGACCCCAACCGTACCGCTCGCATTGCTCTGCTGAACTACGCAGATGGTGAAAAGCGCTACATTCTGGCACCTCTTGGCATCCAGCAGGGTGACAAGCTGATTGCCGGCGAAACCGCCGACATCAAGCCCGGTAACGCTCTGCCCATGGCAAAGATCCCGGTTGGTACCATCATCCATAACATTGAGCTTGCACCCGGCAAGGGCGGCCAGTTCTGCCGCGCAGCCGGTTCCTACGCACAGCTCATCGCCAAGGAAGGCAAATACGCTCTGCTGCGTATGCCCTCCGGTGAAGTTCGCAAGGTTCTCATGAGCTGCGTGGCCACTATCGGCCAGGTTGGTAACGTGAACCACGAGAACATCTCTCTGGGTAAAGCAGGTCGTAACCGCTGGCTCGGTCGTCGTCCCAAGGTTCGCGGTGTAGCCATGAACCCGGTTGACCACCCGCTTGGTGGTGGTGAAGGTCGTAGCTCCGGTGGTCGTCACCCCGTTACCCCCTGGGGTATTCCCACTAAGGGCTACAAGACCCGTGATCGCAAGAAGGCTTCTTCCAAGCTCATCGTTAAGCGTCGCGGTCAGAAGTAG
- the rplW gene encoding 50S ribosomal protein L23 yields MNYTQILIKPLVSEKASDLKDYAEKVTFYVAPSANKIEIKKAVEEAYKVKVESVNVIRRKPMARVRQGRTVGQIPGFKKVYVTLAPGEKIELFEGV; encoded by the coding sequence ATGAACTACACTCAGATACTTATCAAGCCTCTGGTTTCCGAAAAGGCTTCTGATCTTAAGGATTACGCCGAGAAGGTGACTTTCTACGTCGCTCCCAGCGCTAACAAGATCGAAATAAAGAAGGCCGTCGAAGAAGCCTACAAAGTAAAGGTCGAGAGCGTTAACGTGATCCGTCGCAAGCCCATGGCTCGCGTACGTCAGGGACGCACTGTCGGCCAGATTCCCGGGTTCAAGAAGGTCTATGTGACCCTCGCTCCCGGCGAAAAAATCGAACTCTTCGAGGGAGTGTAA
- the rplD gene encoding 50S ribosomal protein L4, which yields MAVVKVYDQNKQEAGDITLAPEVFEVEVKPEILNLVVRAQRAAMRAGTHATKTRAEVSGGGAKPWRQKGTGRARSGSSRSPIWRGGAIIFGPQPRDYGFKVNKKVRRLAMRMALSSRLAAESLMVVKGIELPEVKTKLMAEVVSKLGLGKALIIANGADEKLALSARNLPGITVQNVEQLNVYDVLRHKQLVLLEGAVEPVQERLK from the coding sequence GTGGCTGTTGTAAAAGTATACGATCAGAACAAGCAGGAAGCCGGTGACATCACTCTGGCTCCTGAAGTGTTCGAAGTCGAGGTAAAGCCGGAAATCCTGAACCTCGTGGTACGCGCACAGCGTGCAGCCATGCGTGCAGGAACTCATGCTACCAAGACTCGCGCCGAAGTTAGCGGCGGTGGTGCCAAGCCCTGGCGCCAGAAGGGTACCGGTCGTGCTCGTTCCGGTTCTTCCCGTTCGCCCATCTGGCGTGGTGGTGCCATCATTTTTGGCCCCCAGCCCCGCGATTACGGCTTCAAGGTAAACAAGAAAGTTCGACGCCTCGCAATGCGCATGGCTCTTTCCTCCCGTCTGGCTGCAGAGTCTCTGATGGTTGTGAAGGGTATAGAGCTGCCCGAAGTGAAGACTAAGCTGATGGCAGAAGTTGTCAGCAAGCTTGGTCTTGGTAAGGCTCTCATCATCGCTAATGGCGCCGATGAAAAGCTCGCGCTTTCTGCTCGCAACCTGCCCGGCATCACCGTGCAGAATGTTGAACAGTTGAACGTGTATGATGTGCTCCGCCACAAGCAGCTTGTTCTGCTTGAAGGTGCCGTTGAACCCGTTCAGGAACGACTGAAGTAG
- the rplC gene encoding 50S ribosomal protein L3 translates to MAEKMAILGRKLGMTRIFVNDGSAVACTVIEAGPCPVIQVKDAASDGYNAVQIAFGPAKEKHVPKPMQGHFEKAGKGLFRNTREIRLEGAPEMEVGQDLTVEIFNPGDKVKVTGTSIGKGFQGVMKRWNFGGMPASHGHEKVHRSPGSIGNNTEPGKIIKGKKMAGHMGSERTTVINLEVVAVRADENLILIKGAVPGPKNGLVMVRKQ, encoded by the coding sequence ATGGCTGAGAAAATGGCAATCTTGGGCCGCAAGTTGGGCATGACGCGCATCTTCGTAAATGATGGTTCTGCAGTAGCATGCACCGTCATCGAAGCTGGGCCCTGCCCCGTCATCCAGGTGAAGGATGCGGCCTCTGATGGATATAATGCAGTGCAGATAGCCTTTGGCCCCGCCAAGGAAAAGCACGTTCCCAAGCCGATGCAGGGCCATTTTGAAAAGGCCGGCAAGGGCTTGTTCCGTAACACTCGTGAAATCCGTCTCGAAGGTGCGCCTGAGATGGAAGTAGGTCAGGACCTCACTGTCGAGATTTTCAATCCCGGCGACAAAGTGAAGGTGACCGGCACTTCTATCGGTAAGGGCTTCCAGGGCGTTATGAAGCGCTGGAACTTCGGCGGCATGCCCGCGAGCCACGGTCACGAAAAGGTACATCGCTCCCCCGGTTCCATCGGTAACAATACCGAGCCCGGTAAGATCATCAAGGGCAAGAAGATGGCTGGCCACATGGGCAGCGAGCGTACAACCGTCATTAACCTCGAAGTCGTCGCTGTGCGCGCCGATGAAAACCTGATCCTGATCAAGGGCGCCGTACCCGGTCCCAAGAATGGTCTGGTAATGGTTCGCAAGCAGTAA